One genomic segment of Erythrolamprus reginae isolate rEryReg1 chromosome 2, rEryReg1.hap1, whole genome shotgun sequence includes these proteins:
- the LOC139160209 gene encoding cholinesterase-like: protein MTCLLRPSLFCCLLILFPLASGSASNEDTVVITSSGPIKGKQFVSDNGSVTAYLGVPYAEPPLGKLRFQKPLPHQPWSQTLKATSFGNYCPQFIFKDDPEAELWSSATALSEDCLSLNIWVPHPQTSSPVPVLVWIHGGGFLLGTSSVDMFNGTHLAAAENVIVVTINYRLGALGFLYLPPAAPGNLGLWDQQLALKWIKGNAAVFGGDPSRVTIFGNSAGAASVNFHLLTPKSQDLFAQAVIESGTANAFWAWRTSKEAKQKSLEFIHLLGCSKDNNISIVHCLQTKNVSELIHHEISMFLKGGFHLNVPFRPTIDGEFLLGEPEKLMEEGQIQVKPVLIGATSDEAATYVYKVFPNITDNLINQEQLLKGIRLLVPNATEDFIRTIASRYSEGQHGPAQYRSALSHFYTDQIFSCPLWEAAGNIRKTGSPVYAYLFAHRPSWTIWPQWIGASHSAEVLFVFGTFESVFRINQTYTEAEARLSRKMMHYWAEFARNGNPTGSAATKDEWPLYNATEQNFFLLHIEPFQERVSDCDFLKSLFSKAEETGINQDCSLKPGEMITSCTREPSRSTHCPFRD from the exons ATGACTTGTCTACTACGCCCTTCTCTCTTCTGCTGCCTCCTCATCCTCTTTCCATTAGCCTCCGGTTCTGCTTCTAATGAGGACACAGTGGTCATAACCAGCAGTGGCCCTATTAAGGGCAAGCAGTTCGTATCTGACAATGGATCTGTGACAGCCTATCTAGGCGTTCCTTATGCTGAGCCTCCCCTGGGGAAGTTGCGTTTCCAGAAACCTCTCCCACATCAGCCATGGAGTCAAACATTGAAAGCCACCAGCTTTGGGAATTACTGTCCTCAATTTATTTTCAAGGATGACCCCGAAGCAGAGTTATGGTCTTCTGCAACAGCACTGTCAGAAGATTGCCTTTCCCTCAACATCTGGGTGCCACACCCACAAACTTCTTCACCAGTCCCTGTTCTGGTCTGGATACATGGAGGGGGATTTTTATTAGGCACGTCTTCTGTGGATATGTTCAATGGGACACATTTGGCTGCCGCTGAGAACGTCATTGTGGTCACCATCAATTATCGCTTGGGAGCCCTGGGCTTTCTTTACTTGCCACCAGCTGCTCCAGGGAACCTAGGCTTATGGGACCAACAACTGGCCCTGAAGTGGATAAAAGGGAATGCAGCTGTCTTTGGGGGAGATCCTTCTCGGGTGACCATTTTTGGAAACAGTGCTGGAGCAGCTTCTGTGAATTTCCACCTTCTCACACCAAAAAGCCAGGACCTTTTTGCCCAAGCGGTGATCGAGAGCGGAACAGCCAATGCTTTCTGGGCTTGGAGGACTTCTAAGGAAGCTAAACAAAAATCATTGGAATTTATTCATCTGCTGGGTTGCTCCAAGGACAATAACATCAGCATAGTGCATTGTCTGCAAACAAAAAATGTTTCTGAACTTATTCACCATGAAATATCTATGTTCCTGAAAGGTGGCTTCcatttgaatgttcccttcaGGCCAACCATAGATGGGGAGTTTTTGCTTGGTGAACCAGAAAAGCTCATGGAGGAAGGGCAAATTCAGGTGAAACCAGTCCTCATAGGTGCAACCTCGGATGAAGCAGCTACATATGTCTACAAAGTTTTCCCTAACATCACTGACAATCTCATCAATCAGGAGCAGCTTCTGAAAGGGATACGGCTGTTGGTGCCAAATGCAACCGAAGATTTTATTCGGACGATTGCATCGAGATACAGTGAAGGACAACACGGCCCAGCACAATACCGCTCCGCTCTGTCCCACTTCTATACAGATCAGATCTTTTCATGCCCATTGTGGGAAGCTGCAGGAAATATCAGGAAAACTGGGAGTCCTGTATATGCCTATTTATTTGCACACCGCCCTTCATGGACAATTTGGCCTCAATGGATTGGGGCATCCCACAGTGCTGAGGTTCTTTTTGTTTTTGGAACCTTTGAATCAGTTTTTCGCATCAATCAAACATACACAGAGGCTGAAGCCAGACTGAGCCGTAAGATGATGCACTACTGGGCAGAGTTTGCCAGAAATGG GAATCCCACTGGGTCAGCAGCCACCAAGGATGAGTGGCCACTCTATAATGCCACAGAGCAGAATTTCTTCCTTCTTCATATTGAGCCATTCCAGGAAAGGGTCAGTGATTGTGATTTTTTAAAGAGCCTTTTTTCAAAGGCTGAAGAGACAG GAATCAATCAAGACTGCTCTTTAAAGCCTGGAGAAATGATAACAAGCTGCACCAGAGAACCTTCCAGAAGCACCCATTGTCCTTTCAGAGACTGA